A window of the Arachis duranensis cultivar V14167 chromosome 5, aradu.V14167.gnm2.J7QH, whole genome shotgun sequence genome harbors these coding sequences:
- the LOC107488525 gene encoding ARM REPEAT PROTEIN INTERACTING WITH ABF2 isoform X1, translating to MELQGPSDQCHPERKGQKRKLEDEFEEDHHQISTPPTGDARDAILADVQEQVSILNSTFSWKESDRAAAKRATHALADLAKNEEVVNVIVEGGAIPALVQHLQAPLVTEEDLVQKLLPFEHEVEKGSAFALGLLAVKPEHQQLIVDNGALKHLVDLLKRHKNGLTSRAINSLIRRAADAITNLAHENSCIKTRVRMEGGIPPLVHLLEFADTKVQRAAAGALRTLAFKNDENKNQIVECNALPTLILMLRAEDAAIHYEAVGVIGNLVHSSPNIKKEVLLAGALQPVIGLLSSCCSESQREAALLLGQFAATDSDCKVHIVQRGAVRPLIEMLHSPDVQLREMSAFALGRLAQDTHNQAGIAHNGGLVPLLKLLDSKNGSLQHNAAFALYGLADNEDNVSDFIRVGGIQRLQDGEFIVQATKDCVAKTLKRLEEKIHGRVLNHLLYLMRVSEKAFQRRVALALAHLCAAEDQKKIFIDHHGLELLIGLLGSSSPKQQLEGAVALFKVANKAMTLSPVDAAPPSPTPQVYLGEQYVNNSTLSDVTFLVEGKRFFAHRICLLASSDAFRAMFDGGYREKDARDIEIPNIRWEVFELMMRFIYTGSVDVTLDIAQDLLRAADQYLLEGLKRHCEYTIAQDISLENVSSMYELSEAFNAISLRHACILFILEQFDKLSARPGYLPNSFQSFALFFSPPRHTLLIQRITPEIRNYFVKALTKANSNTQL from the exons ATGGAGCTTCAAGGTCCCTCAGATCAGTGCCATCCCGAGAGGAAAGGCCAGAAGAGGAAGCTCGAGGACGAGTTCGAAGAAGACCACCACCAGATCTCCACTCCTCCTACCGGCGACGCCCGCGACGCCATCCTTGCCGACGTCCAGGAGCAGGTTTCCATCCTCAACTCTACTTTCTCATGGAAGGAGTCAGATCGAGCCGCCGCCAAGCGCGCTACTCACGCGCTCGCCGATCTTGCCAAAAACG AGGaagtggtaaacgtgattgtCGAAGGAGGAGCTATTCCGGCTTTGGTTCAGCACCTCCAAGCTCCCCTCGTGACGGAAGAAGACCTCGTTCAGAAGCTGTTGCCGTTTGAGCATGAGGTCGAGaaagggagtgcttttgcacttggaCTTCTTGCCGTCAAG CCTGAACATCAACAGCTCATTGTTGACAATGGTGCCTTAAAACACCTTGTTGATCTACTGAAGAGGCATAAGAATGGTTTAACATCTCGTGCCATTAATAGTCTCATTCGTAGGGCTGCAGACGCTATCACTAATCTTGCTCATGAGAACAGCTGCATTAAAACCCGAGTCAG GATGGAAGGTGGAATTCCGCCTCTTGTTCATTTGCTTGAATTTGCAGATACAAAGGTGCAGAGAGCAGCTGCTGGTGCATTGCGAACCCTTGCTTTTAAAaatgatgaaaataaaaatcag ATTGTTGAATGCAATGCTCTACCAACTCTGATTCTAATGCTTCGTGCTGAAGATGCAGCTATTCATTATGAAGCG GTTGGTGTGATTGGAAATCTGGTCCATTCCTCCCCCAATATCAAGAAAGAAGTTCTTCTTGCTGGGGCTTTGCAACCTGTTATTGGATTGCTTAG TTCTTGTTGCTCCGAGAGTCAGAGGGAAGCTGCCTTGTTGCTTGGACAGTTTGCTGCAACTGATTCAGATTGCAAG GTTCACATTGTACAGAGGGGTGCTGTTCGACCTCTGATAGAGATGCTCCATTCCCCTGATGTGCAGCTCAGAGAAATGTCTGCTTTTGCATTGGGGAGATTGGCCCAG GACACACATAACCAAGCTGGTATTGCTCACAACGGTGGCTTAGTCCCTTTGCTGAAGCTCCTTGATTCGAAGAATGGGTCTTTGCAACATAATGCAGCCTTTGCTCTTTATGGCCTTGCAGATAATGAG GATAATGTGTCAGATTTTATTAGGGTAGGCGGAATTCAGAGATTGCAGGATGGAGAATTCATTGTTCAA GCAACTAAAGATTGTGTTGCAAAGACATTGAAAAGATTGGAAGAGAAGATACATGGCCGT GTGTTGAACCATTTGCTATATCTGATGCGAGTTTCAGAGAAGGCCTTCCAGAGAAGAGTGGCTTTGGCTCTTGCTCATCTTTGTGCAGCAGAGGatcagaaaaaaatatttatcgatCACCATG GTCTTGAGTTGCTTATTGGGCTGCTTGGTTCATCCAGCCCTAAGCAGCAACTAGAGGGGGCTGTTGCTTTGTTTAAGGTGGCTAACAAAGCTATGACTCTGTCTCCTGTCGATGCCGCTCCTCCTTCTCCAACACCCCAG GTCTATTTAGGAGAGCAATATGTCAACAATTCTACCTTGTCCGATGTAACGTTTTTGGTTGAAG GCAAACGGTTTTTTGCTCACAGAATCTGCCTGCTTGCATCTTCAGATGCATTTCGTGCAATGTTTGATGGTGGTTACAGG GAGAAGGATGCAAGAGACATTGAGATTCCAAATATTAGATGGGAGGTCTTTGAACTGATGATGAG ATTTATATATACTGGGTCAGTTGATGTCACTCTTGATATTGCCCAAGATCTACTTCGAGCGGCTGATCAGTATCTTTTAGAGGGACTTAAGAGACATTGTGAATACACCATTGCACAG GATATATCACTAGAGAACGTGTCAAGTATGTACGAACTTTCAGAAGCTTTTAATGCTATATCATTAAGGCACGCATGCATCCTTTTTATCCTGGAGCAATTTGATAAACTGAGTGCAAGGCCAGGGTATCTACCTAACTCCTTCCAATCCTTTGCTCTCTTTTTTTCCCCCCCTAG ACACACACTTCTGATTCAGCGGATAACTCCAGAGATCCGGAATTACTTTGTTAAAGCTCTTACCAAGGCCAATTCCAACACCCAGCTGTAG
- the LOC107488525 gene encoding ARM REPEAT PROTEIN INTERACTING WITH ABF2 isoform X2: MELQGPSDQCHPERKGQKRKLEDEFEEDHHQISTPPTGDARDAILADVQEQVSILNSTFSWKESDRAAAKRATHALADLAKNEEVVNVIVEGGAIPALVQHLQAPLVTEEDLVQKLLPFEHEVEKGSAFALGLLAVKPEHQQLIVDNGALKHLVDLLKRHKNGLTSRAINSLIRRAADAITNLAHENSCIKTRVRMEGGIPPLVHLLEFADTKVQRAAAGALRTLAFKNDENKNQIVECNALPTLILMLRAEDAAIHYEAVGVIGNLVHSSPNIKKEVLLAGALQPVIGLLSSCCSESQREAALLLGQFAATDSDCKVHIVQRGAVRPLIEMLHSPDVQLREMSAFALGRLAQDTHNQAGIAHNGGLVPLLKLLDSKNGSLQHNAAFALYGLADNEDNVSDFIRVGGIQRLQDGEFIVQATKDCVAKTLKRLEEKIHGRVLNHLLYLMRVSEKAFQRRVALALAHLCAAEDQKKIFIDHHGLELLIGLLGSSSPKQQLEGAVALFKVANKAMTLSPVDAAPPSPTPQVYLGEQYVNNSTLSDVTFLVEGKRFFAHRICLLASSDAFRAMFDGGYREKDARDIEIPNIRWEVFELMMRFIYTGSVDVTLDIAQDLLRAADQYLLEGLKRHCEYTIAQDISLENVSSMYELSEAFNAISLRHACILFILEQFDKLSARPGHTLLIQRITPEIRNYFVKALTKANSNTQL, from the exons ATGGAGCTTCAAGGTCCCTCAGATCAGTGCCATCCCGAGAGGAAAGGCCAGAAGAGGAAGCTCGAGGACGAGTTCGAAGAAGACCACCACCAGATCTCCACTCCTCCTACCGGCGACGCCCGCGACGCCATCCTTGCCGACGTCCAGGAGCAGGTTTCCATCCTCAACTCTACTTTCTCATGGAAGGAGTCAGATCGAGCCGCCGCCAAGCGCGCTACTCACGCGCTCGCCGATCTTGCCAAAAACG AGGaagtggtaaacgtgattgtCGAAGGAGGAGCTATTCCGGCTTTGGTTCAGCACCTCCAAGCTCCCCTCGTGACGGAAGAAGACCTCGTTCAGAAGCTGTTGCCGTTTGAGCATGAGGTCGAGaaagggagtgcttttgcacttggaCTTCTTGCCGTCAAG CCTGAACATCAACAGCTCATTGTTGACAATGGTGCCTTAAAACACCTTGTTGATCTACTGAAGAGGCATAAGAATGGTTTAACATCTCGTGCCATTAATAGTCTCATTCGTAGGGCTGCAGACGCTATCACTAATCTTGCTCATGAGAACAGCTGCATTAAAACCCGAGTCAG GATGGAAGGTGGAATTCCGCCTCTTGTTCATTTGCTTGAATTTGCAGATACAAAGGTGCAGAGAGCAGCTGCTGGTGCATTGCGAACCCTTGCTTTTAAAaatgatgaaaataaaaatcag ATTGTTGAATGCAATGCTCTACCAACTCTGATTCTAATGCTTCGTGCTGAAGATGCAGCTATTCATTATGAAGCG GTTGGTGTGATTGGAAATCTGGTCCATTCCTCCCCCAATATCAAGAAAGAAGTTCTTCTTGCTGGGGCTTTGCAACCTGTTATTGGATTGCTTAG TTCTTGTTGCTCCGAGAGTCAGAGGGAAGCTGCCTTGTTGCTTGGACAGTTTGCTGCAACTGATTCAGATTGCAAG GTTCACATTGTACAGAGGGGTGCTGTTCGACCTCTGATAGAGATGCTCCATTCCCCTGATGTGCAGCTCAGAGAAATGTCTGCTTTTGCATTGGGGAGATTGGCCCAG GACACACATAACCAAGCTGGTATTGCTCACAACGGTGGCTTAGTCCCTTTGCTGAAGCTCCTTGATTCGAAGAATGGGTCTTTGCAACATAATGCAGCCTTTGCTCTTTATGGCCTTGCAGATAATGAG GATAATGTGTCAGATTTTATTAGGGTAGGCGGAATTCAGAGATTGCAGGATGGAGAATTCATTGTTCAA GCAACTAAAGATTGTGTTGCAAAGACATTGAAAAGATTGGAAGAGAAGATACATGGCCGT GTGTTGAACCATTTGCTATATCTGATGCGAGTTTCAGAGAAGGCCTTCCAGAGAAGAGTGGCTTTGGCTCTTGCTCATCTTTGTGCAGCAGAGGatcagaaaaaaatatttatcgatCACCATG GTCTTGAGTTGCTTATTGGGCTGCTTGGTTCATCCAGCCCTAAGCAGCAACTAGAGGGGGCTGTTGCTTTGTTTAAGGTGGCTAACAAAGCTATGACTCTGTCTCCTGTCGATGCCGCTCCTCCTTCTCCAACACCCCAG GTCTATTTAGGAGAGCAATATGTCAACAATTCTACCTTGTCCGATGTAACGTTTTTGGTTGAAG GCAAACGGTTTTTTGCTCACAGAATCTGCCTGCTTGCATCTTCAGATGCATTTCGTGCAATGTTTGATGGTGGTTACAGG GAGAAGGATGCAAGAGACATTGAGATTCCAAATATTAGATGGGAGGTCTTTGAACTGATGATGAG ATTTATATATACTGGGTCAGTTGATGTCACTCTTGATATTGCCCAAGATCTACTTCGAGCGGCTGATCAGTATCTTTTAGAGGGACTTAAGAGACATTGTGAATACACCATTGCACAG GATATATCACTAGAGAACGTGTCAAGTATGTACGAACTTTCAGAAGCTTTTAATGCTATATCATTAAGGCACGCATGCATCCTTTTTATCCTGGAGCAATTTGATAAACTGAGTGCAAGGCCAGG ACACACACTTCTGATTCAGCGGATAACTCCAGAGATCCGGAATTACTTTGTTAAAGCTCTTACCAAGGCCAATTCCAACACCCAGCTGTAG